The following coding sequences are from one Triticum dicoccoides isolate Atlit2015 ecotype Zavitan unplaced genomic scaffold, WEW_v2.0 scaffold14361-6, whole genome shotgun sequence window:
- the LOC119343853 gene encoding cold-regulated 413 inner membrane protein 1, chloroplastic-like, whose amino-acid sequence MPWFAQQAPSSVIPWIKREYGLWTAFLAILVRLFLPTPGELELPLSTMWLIIIAPYQVMSLRGTQAGRILSLGVAVYLAFQYFTRNRGLGRAFRPGSIVATLAVICITVTNVILLF is encoded by the exons ATGCCATGGTTTGCACAGCAAGCACCTAGCAGTGTAATCCCATGGATCAA GAGAGAATATGGACTGTGGACAGCTTTTCTTGCGATTTTGGTGCGCTTGTTCTTACCCACTCCAG GTGAGCTGGAGCTTCCACTCTCAACAATGTGGCTTATCATCATTGCTCCTTACCAGGTGATGAGTCTGAG GGGAACTCAAGCTGGCAGGATACTATCTTTGGGGGTAGCCGTGTATCTTGCCTTTCAGTACTTCACCAGGAACAGAGGGTTGGGTAGAGCCTTCCGTCCGGGGTCGATAGTCGCGACCCTCGCCGTCATCTGCATCACAGTTACCAACGTGATCCTGCTGTTCTGA